One stretch of Streptomyces sp. NBC_00443 DNA includes these proteins:
- a CDS encoding CU044_5270 family protein — translation MLPAPGRPALAQDRHHVLRESLMEHITGQAAHEQAAHEQTSTTDTSAAPSAHRPLRRRLVLVAAPLALAVAVSLGVIAVDSADGDKSGTPAASTTAGYHGSAAQLLDRIALAAAKRPAATVRDDQYIYTKSQGPAADLGVQFNGSAEYKGAVRSEQWDSVDGKRSGLRKGVAVDDPSKKMSMAMYGTGYLTFRQLQALPTDPDALLKRLYSDTRMPPNRRLPIALGNFGSFIDNATLLPDLSAGLYRAMAKLPGAHVVDHVKDAAGREGIGLTFKGAPESATWVFDSSSLVYLGTTRSALLDIGVADKTGEAPVSSS, via the coding sequence ATGCTGCCCGCGCCGGGCCGCCCGGCCCTCGCGCAGGACCGTCACCATGTCCTAAGGGAATCCTTGATGGAGCACATCACCGGGCAGGCAGCACACGAGCAGGCCGCACACGAGCAGACGAGTACGACCGACACGTCCGCTGCGCCCTCCGCACACCGACCCCTCAGGCGGCGCCTTGTACTCGTCGCAGCGCCGCTGGCACTGGCCGTCGCCGTGAGCCTGGGCGTGATAGCGGTCGACAGCGCAGACGGCGACAAGTCCGGTACCCCTGCCGCGAGTACCACCGCGGGCTACCACGGGAGCGCCGCGCAGTTGCTGGACCGGATTGCCCTGGCGGCGGCCAAGCGTCCGGCGGCGACGGTCCGCGACGACCAGTACATCTACACCAAGTCGCAGGGGCCGGCCGCCGACCTGGGCGTCCAGTTCAACGGTTCCGCGGAGTACAAGGGAGCCGTCCGAAGCGAACAGTGGGATTCGGTGGACGGCAAGCGGTCGGGGCTGAGGAAGGGCGTCGCCGTGGACGACCCCTCCAAGAAGATGTCCATGGCCATGTACGGCACCGGCTACCTGACCTTCCGGCAGCTTCAGGCCCTGCCCACCGACCCCGACGCGCTGCTGAAGCGGCTCTACAGCGACACCCGGATGCCGCCGAACCGCCGCCTGCCAATCGCACTCGGAAACTTCGGATCCTTCATCGACAACGCCACCCTGCTGCCCGATCTGAGCGCCGGGCTCTACCGTGCGATGGCCAAGCTTCCTGGCGCGCACGTCGTGGACCACGTCAAGGACGCCGCGGGGCGGGAGGGCATCGGCCTGACGTTCAAGGGCGCCCCCGAGAGTGCCACCTGGGTCTTCGACTCCTCCAGCCTCGTCTATCTCGGAACGACCAGGAGTGCGCTCCTGGACATCGGCGTCGCGGACAAGACAGGCGAGGCACCAGTCAGCTCATCCTGA
- a CDS encoding toxin-antitoxin system HicB family antitoxin, giving the protein MDLTPYVDTLRRELAVAAEAGGDEARELAERLTAPLEAATRLTMLNVLSAAMDEITRELAPGSVDVRLRGLDPDFVVTPPPTYGDAAAEPTAPAEPFRAPAPASAEADEGGTARVNLRLPAHLKARAEEAASREGLSVNAWLVRAVSAAVGGGTEPRTPEKTKTRGQSFTGWVR; this is encoded by the coding sequence ATGGACCTCACCCCGTATGTCGACACCCTCCGCCGCGAACTCGCGGTGGCTGCCGAAGCCGGCGGCGACGAAGCCCGGGAGCTGGCCGAGAGGCTCACCGCTCCGCTGGAGGCGGCGACCCGGCTGACCATGCTCAACGTGCTCTCCGCCGCGATGGACGAGATCACCCGTGAACTCGCCCCCGGCTCGGTCGACGTACGGCTGCGCGGGCTCGACCCCGACTTCGTGGTGACGCCGCCGCCCACCTACGGCGACGCCGCCGCGGAGCCGACCGCGCCCGCCGAACCGTTCAGGGCCCCGGCACCGGCGTCGGCCGAGGCTGACGAGGGGGGTACCGCCCGCGTGAACCTGCGTCTGCCGGCCCACCTCAAGGCCCGCGCAGAGGAGGCGGCGAGTCGCGAGGGCCTGTCGGTCAACGCGTGGCTGGTGCGCGCCGTGTCGGCGGCGGTCGGCGGTGGCACCGAACCGCGTACGCCGGAGAAGACCAAGACCCGCGGTCAGAGCTTCACGGGCTGGGTGCGCTGA
- a CDS encoding TerC family protein, whose translation MLEVPFWLWGAFAATVVVSLTVDLLAHRTAHVIGFKEAAAWSALWVSLALIFAGVVFLVLGTTAGTEYTTAWLLEKSLSVDNLFVFAVIFAYFKVPRAYQHRVLFFGVMGALVFRGIFLSLGVAVVSRFTAVLFAFAAVLFYSTYKLLKDEEESFDPGKSFALRMLRRVIPVRDEYAGTKFFVKEAGKRVATPLLAVVAAIEAADLIFAVDSVPAVLAVSDDAFIVYTSNAFAILGLRALYFMLAGLLDRFHYLNKGLAIILAFIGVKLILQASHKLISPSIPEIPSPISLAVIVVVLAASVVFSLRRPAPLRLPPAAREERVPSAPDAAPENPGLDGADAEQDQQPDDPPRPAH comes from the coding sequence GTGCTTGAGGTCCCGTTCTGGCTGTGGGGAGCCTTCGCCGCGACAGTGGTGGTGTCGCTGACGGTGGACCTGCTGGCCCACCGCACCGCGCACGTCATCGGCTTCAAGGAAGCCGCCGCCTGGAGCGCCCTGTGGGTGAGTCTCGCGTTGATCTTCGCGGGCGTTGTCTTCCTCGTCCTCGGTACGACGGCCGGCACCGAGTACACCACCGCCTGGTTGCTGGAGAAGAGCCTGTCGGTGGACAACCTGTTCGTCTTCGCGGTGATCTTCGCCTACTTCAAGGTACCCCGCGCCTACCAGCACCGGGTCCTGTTCTTCGGCGTGATGGGCGCCCTCGTCTTCCGCGGGATCTTCCTGTCCCTCGGGGTCGCCGTCGTCAGCCGCTTCACCGCGGTGCTGTTCGCTTTCGCCGCCGTCCTCTTCTACAGCACCTACAAGCTCCTCAAGGACGAAGAAGAGAGCTTCGATCCCGGCAAGAGCTTCGCCCTGCGGATGCTCCGCAGGGTCATCCCGGTTCGGGACGAATACGCCGGCACGAAGTTCTTCGTCAAAGAGGCCGGCAAACGCGTGGCCACGCCGCTCCTCGCGGTAGTCGCCGCGATCGAGGCGGCAGACCTGATCTTCGCCGTCGACAGCGTCCCCGCCGTCCTCGCCGTCAGCGACGACGCCTTCATCGTCTACACGAGCAACGCCTTCGCCATCCTCGGCTTGCGCGCCCTGTACTTCATGCTGGCGGGACTACTGGACCGCTTCCACTACCTCAACAAGGGCCTCGCGATCATCCTGGCCTTCATCGGGGTCAAGCTCATTCTCCAGGCTTCCCACAAGCTGATCAGCCCCAGCATCCCAGAAATCCCCTCGCCGATCAGCCTCGCGGTCATCGTTGTCGTTCTGGCGGCATCCGTCGTATTCAGCCTGCGACGACCCGCCCCACTCCGCCTGCCCCCCGCCGCTCGGGAAGAGCGAGTACCCTCCGCGCCCGACGCCGCACCCGAGAACCCCGGACTCGACGGGGCAGATGCCGAGCAGGACCAGCAGCCGGATGATCCACCGCGACCGGCACACTGA
- a CDS encoding RNA polymerase sigma factor, which produces MEISLRARVRAGDPDAFRQLFDEHASVVYRHAVRMTGNWVMADDAVSLTFLEAWRLRERVLPGDDSLRPWLLGIATNVTRNMARAARRHQAALIRVPPPDPVPDIADGVAQRLLDEEELAAAREALSTMRRGEREVFTLCVWEGLDAATVAEALGVAVGTVRARLSRARKRLRKLTELELDGGAGGHGRLNAMGGIDGTGGAGSTPGETAQRGRQRLAADGQIPGGRHQAARSTQEKR; this is translated from the coding sequence GTGGAGATTTCACTGCGCGCCCGCGTGCGGGCCGGGGATCCGGATGCGTTCAGACAACTCTTCGACGAGCACGCTTCGGTGGTCTACCGGCACGCCGTCCGGATGACGGGCAACTGGGTCATGGCCGATGACGCTGTGTCGCTGACCTTTCTGGAGGCATGGCGGCTGCGCGAGCGGGTGCTTCCCGGTGATGACAGCCTTCGCCCGTGGCTACTGGGGATAGCTACGAACGTCACGCGCAATATGGCGCGGGCGGCGCGAAGACACCAGGCAGCGCTCATCAGAGTGCCGCCTCCCGATCCCGTGCCGGATATCGCCGACGGGGTGGCACAGCGACTGCTCGACGAGGAGGAACTGGCCGCCGCGCGGGAAGCGTTGAGCACCATGCGCCGTGGGGAGCGCGAAGTGTTCACGCTGTGCGTATGGGAGGGCCTGGACGCCGCCACGGTGGCCGAGGCCCTCGGTGTCGCCGTCGGCACCGTTCGGGCCCGGCTCTCGCGCGCGAGGAAACGCCTGCGCAAACTCACCGAGCTCGAACTCGACGGCGGGGCGGGCGGCCACGGGCGCCTGAACGCCATGGGCGGCATTGACGGCACAGGCGGCGCAGGCAGCACCCCCGGCGAAACCGCGCAGCGCGGAAGGCAACGCCTCGCCGCGGACGGACAGATACCGGGTGGCCGCCACCAGGCGGCTCGGTCCACGCAGGAGAAGCGATGA
- a CDS encoding permease, translating into MQRTEQRTEETGTAAVAETDDESPIRERLRSGMLLLVGAVLLLDVVLFVSGGWLETPAVQAWRTVCLAVTVQALPFLLLGTALSGAISAFVPARVFSRVLPKRPALAVPVAGAAGVVLPGCECASVPVANSLIGRGVTPAAAFAFLLSAPAVNPVVLTATAIAFPGNPAMVLARLLASLATATVMGWLWLRFGREEWLRPAVRHSGHRPGHSRWTEFRRGFQHDFLHAGGFLVLGAMAAATFNVAVPRSVLEAFSGSVWLSVVFLAGLAILLSVCSEADAFVAASLTGFSPLARLAFMVVGPMVDLKLIALQSGTFGRAFAVRFSAATTVVAVLCSVLIGELLL; encoded by the coding sequence GTGCAGAGAACAGAACAACGGACCGAGGAGACAGGGACGGCGGCGGTAGCCGAGACGGACGACGAGAGTCCGATACGGGAACGGCTCCGCTCCGGGATGCTCCTGCTGGTTGGGGCAGTCCTCCTTCTCGACGTGGTCCTCTTCGTGAGCGGCGGGTGGTTGGAGACACCGGCCGTACAGGCATGGCGGACCGTGTGTCTCGCCGTCACCGTGCAGGCGTTGCCGTTTCTGTTGCTGGGCACGGCCCTGTCCGGCGCCATCAGCGCGTTCGTGCCGGCGCGGGTGTTCAGCCGGGTGCTGCCGAAGCGGCCCGCGCTCGCCGTCCCGGTCGCCGGCGCCGCCGGAGTCGTCCTGCCCGGCTGCGAGTGTGCGTCGGTACCGGTGGCGAACAGTCTGATCGGCCGGGGCGTCACCCCCGCCGCCGCCTTCGCGTTCCTGCTGTCGGCTCCAGCGGTCAACCCGGTGGTGCTGACCGCCACGGCCATCGCCTTCCCGGGCAACCCCGCCATGGTCCTGGCCCGGCTGCTCGCCTCGCTCGCCACCGCCACGGTGATGGGCTGGCTGTGGCTCCGGTTCGGCCGCGAGGAATGGCTGCGGCCGGCCGTGCGGCACTCCGGGCACCGGCCGGGGCACAGCCGCTGGACGGAGTTCCGGCGCGGTTTCCAGCACGACTTCCTGCACGCGGGCGGTTTTCTGGTCCTCGGGGCCATGGCGGCGGCCACCTTCAACGTGGCGGTCCCGCGCTCGGTACTCGAGGCGTTCTCCGGTTCCGTCTGGCTGTCCGTGGTCTTCCTGGCCGGGCTCGCCATCCTGCTCTCGGTGTGCTCCGAGGCGGACGCGTTCGTGGCGGCCTCGCTCACCGGCTTCTCGCCCCTCGCGCGCTTGGCGTTCATGGTGGTCGGGCCGATGGTCGACCTGAAATTGATCGCCCTTCAGTCGGGCACGTTCGGCCGGGCCTTCGCGGTCCGTTTCTCTGCCGCCACGACGGTCGTGGCGGTCCTGTGCAGCGTGCTGATCGGAGAACTGCTGCTGTGA
- the fxsT gene encoding FxSxx-COOH system tetratricopeptide repeat protein — translation MPDGAPTVPRLRSRTRDVHPLALSAPARSRLILVLTDGLGPAWLAGTVTPLLHHLGRSQALAVLHVMPSRLWPVTAVSTTPVRLRLRAHAAPASNEALYWSDDGLRLPDLREPGDLEQPQVPVPVLEIDGGGLHRWARLMAGRSVRATELLPVMTATRETPPAPPSPAPPHVTGADLVRRAQAVLSLTAFRLAVRLAPVPLTLHTVRLVLPNSGPEHLGELLAGGLLRYIPEPGERTAEADQTHFPFDFKPGVREELLAHGTLLDTTQVVRTVSHSMPVEQWSDGQRFLIYTLDGREPQVPEITDGNRESVVLAATVLRALSGPYNATVRRTQAALREAQGSTVRSEWPQTAISGPVHPAVESVALGLNAPALSPVPRPLPEPRLASTIWGAVPPRNVHFTGRQALLGTMHGLLAPDRSMETAHVLTGLGGVGKTQLAVEYVYRHNSDYDLVWWIRAERPGTMLSDFHDLATVLGLPLAPETARRDAVPAVREALRAGDLRQRWLLVFDNAESVEQVRPFLPLGGPGAVLVTARSSQWAHVARTMEVDVFRREESMALMRRRNPHLDEREADVLAETLGDLPLALEQASVWLLETGMPIGEYLALFQRKLTALLDETPPYDYQLSVSAAWNLSLDRLQDENPTALELLHALAWLAPEPVPTSVFRHRDGCHSTTDDSLAVSRAVRAINRHALARIDHRTGTIQLHRLLRTVLRSSMSDSERESSRRTARSLAASLPPSPSSTAHLLTCRAAESRDSAVRSALLEQLRWLAAEGLTGDEHRLAEAVHEEWSCMPTTTPAELTELARHLPTPP, via the coding sequence ATGCCGGATGGCGCGCCCACCGTGCCGAGGCTCCGTTCACGCACCCGTGATGTCCACCCCCTTGCCCTCAGTGCGCCGGCGCGCAGCAGGCTCATCCTGGTTCTGACCGACGGGCTCGGTCCCGCCTGGCTCGCGGGCACCGTGACGCCCCTGCTGCACCACCTCGGCCGGTCGCAGGCGCTGGCCGTGCTGCACGTGATGCCGTCCCGGCTCTGGCCTGTCACCGCGGTGTCCACCACCCCGGTGCGTCTGCGCCTGCGCGCCCATGCCGCACCCGCGAGCAACGAGGCCCTGTACTGGTCCGATGACGGCCTGCGACTACCCGACCTGCGGGAACCCGGGGATCTGGAGCAGCCGCAAGTCCCGGTGCCGGTGCTGGAGATCGACGGCGGCGGGCTGCACCGATGGGCCCGGCTGATGGCCGGCAGGAGCGTCAGAGCCACGGAGCTGCTGCCCGTGATGACGGCGACCCGTGAGACACCCCCGGCCCCGCCCTCACCCGCCCCTCCCCATGTCACGGGCGCGGACCTCGTGCGGCGCGCCCAAGCCGTCCTGTCGCTGACGGCGTTCCGGCTCGCCGTCCGCCTCGCCCCGGTGCCGCTGACCCTCCATACCGTGCGGCTGGTGCTGCCGAACTCCGGGCCGGAACATCTGGGCGAACTGCTCGCCGGTGGCCTGCTGCGATACATACCGGAGCCGGGCGAGCGTACGGCCGAAGCAGACCAGACCCACTTCCCGTTCGACTTCAAGCCGGGTGTGCGGGAGGAACTGCTCGCCCACGGCACCCTCCTGGACACCACCCAGGTCGTGCGCACGGTGAGCCACTCCATGCCCGTTGAGCAGTGGAGCGACGGACAGCGCTTCCTGATCTACACACTCGACGGCCGGGAGCCGCAGGTACCCGAGATCACCGACGGCAACCGGGAGTCGGTCGTGCTCGCGGCCACGGTACTGAGGGCATTGTCGGGCCCCTACAACGCCACCGTAAGGCGCACCCAGGCGGCGCTTCGGGAGGCGCAGGGCTCCACTGTCCGCAGCGAGTGGCCACAGACCGCAATCTCCGGACCAGTTCACCCGGCCGTGGAATCGGTTGCCCTCGGGTTGAACGCGCCAGCACTGTCTCCGGTGCCCCGCCCTCTGCCCGAGCCACGTCTCGCGTCCACGATCTGGGGTGCAGTGCCTCCCCGCAACGTGCACTTCACCGGTAGGCAGGCCCTGCTGGGGACCATGCACGGCCTCTTGGCCCCCGACCGTTCGATGGAGACGGCCCATGTGCTGACGGGCCTGGGCGGTGTCGGCAAAACCCAACTAGCCGTCGAATACGTCTACCGCCACAACTCCGACTACGACCTCGTCTGGTGGATCCGGGCCGAGCGGCCCGGAACGATGCTCTCGGACTTCCACGACCTGGCCACGGTGCTGGGCCTGCCGCTCGCGCCCGAGACCGCCCGCCGCGACGCGGTGCCCGCCGTCCGGGAAGCGCTGCGCGCCGGGGACCTGCGGCAGCGGTGGCTGCTGGTGTTCGACAACGCCGAGTCCGTCGAACAGGTCCGGCCCTTCCTCCCTCTCGGCGGCCCGGGAGCCGTGCTGGTGACCGCGCGTTCGTCGCAGTGGGCGCATGTCGCACGGACGATGGAGGTCGACGTGTTCCGTCGCGAGGAGAGCATGGCACTGATGCGCCGCCGCAACCCCCACCTCGACGAGCGCGAGGCCGACGTGCTGGCCGAGACCCTGGGCGACCTGCCTCTCGCCTTGGAGCAGGCGTCCGTCTGGCTATTGGAGACGGGGATGCCGATAGGCGAGTATCTCGCGTTGTTCCAACGGAAGCTGACGGCGCTGCTCGACGAGACACCGCCTTACGACTACCAACTCAGCGTCAGCGCGGCATGGAACCTCTCCCTGGACCGGCTGCAGGACGAGAACCCCACAGCCTTGGAGCTACTCCATGCCCTCGCCTGGCTGGCTCCCGAACCGGTTCCGACGTCGGTGTTCCGCCACCGTGACGGCTGCCACTCGACGACGGACGACTCCCTGGCGGTCTCTCGGGCCGTACGCGCGATCAACCGCCATGCCCTGGCCCGTATCGACCATCGCACCGGAACCATCCAACTGCACCGCCTGCTACGTACGGTACTGCGCTCGTCCATGTCGGACAGCGAGCGCGAAAGCTCGCGGCGGACGGCCCGGTCGCTCGCTGCATCGCTCCCGCCCAGCCCCTCCAGCACCGCCCATCTGCTCACCTGCCGGGCCGCGGAGTCCCGGGATTCCGCGGTGCGGTCCGCGCTCCTGGAGCAGTTGCGGTGGCTGGCGGCGGAGGGGTTGACCGGCGACGAGCACCGCTTGGCCGAGGCGGTGCACGAGGAGTGGTCGTGCATGCCCACGACGACTCCAGCCGAGTTGACCGAGCTGGCACGCCATCTTCCAACCCCACCGTGA
- a CDS encoding DUF4097 family beta strand repeat-containing protein, whose product MPSFDTPEAISVTARVEAGSIQFIAGDRLDTVVEVQPRDPKRDPDARTADQTEATYVSGVLTIRTPKANLFGLGRTGVVDVTVELPAGSHVDMTGAWAQVLGAGRLGEVRVKTSVGDIRLDTTGPVTLTASHGSINVDRIEGMAEITSNTGNVRVGTIDGPAVLKNSHGTTTVGTVTGELRLSGAHGGIDIARAEASVTGTATHGYLRVAEVARGEVQLETSNGIIEIGIREGTAAWLDVSSNRGQVRNMLAESEAPEQIEDTVKVRARTNWGNIDIRRAKA is encoded by the coding sequence ATGCCTTCTTTCGACACTCCCGAAGCGATCTCGGTCACGGCTCGCGTGGAGGCCGGTTCCATCCAGTTCATCGCGGGCGACCGCCTCGACACCGTCGTGGAGGTGCAGCCCCGCGACCCGAAGAGGGACCCCGACGCGCGGACGGCGGACCAGACCGAGGCCACGTACGTGAGCGGCGTACTGACCATCAGGACGCCCAAGGCCAATCTGTTCGGCCTCGGCCGCACCGGCGTGGTCGACGTGACCGTCGAACTGCCCGCGGGCTCGCACGTCGACATGACCGGCGCCTGGGCCCAGGTGCTCGGCGCGGGCCGGCTCGGCGAGGTCCGTGTGAAGACCTCGGTCGGCGACATCCGCCTCGACACGACCGGCCCGGTGACGCTGACCGCGTCGCACGGCTCGATCAACGTGGACCGGATCGAGGGCATGGCCGAGATCACCAGCAACACGGGCAACGTGCGCGTCGGCACCATCGACGGCCCTGCCGTCCTGAAGAACTCCCACGGCACCACGACCGTCGGCACCGTGACCGGCGAGCTGCGGCTGAGCGGCGCCCACGGCGGCATCGACATCGCGCGCGCCGAGGCGTCGGTCACCGGCACCGCGACCCACGGCTACCTGCGCGTCGCCGAAGTCGCACGCGGCGAAGTCCAGTTGGAGACCTCCAACGGCATCATCGAGATCGGAATCCGCGAGGGCACCGCCGCCTGGCTCGACGTCAGCTCCAACCGTGGGCAGGTGCGCAACATGCTCGCCGAGTCCGAGGCGCCGGAGCAGATCGAGGACACCGTCAAGGTCCG
- a CDS encoding TIGR03943 family putative permease subunit: MRRLFQVSLLFLSGLGVLHASLLTDLYLRYVKEGMRPLLIASGVLLLLLAAAETVSYWRRGRDDGAGEADEDHDRDGHHHGHTSVPRVAWLLLLPALSLLFYAPPALGAYTASREPSKTVEERDDFDPLPTTSPVPLTLTEFTSRVQQDHEQGIKERSVLLTGFVTPGPEGDGWYLTRLILSCCAADAQSVKVRIHGARDLPADTWVSVTGTWHSGGTLGTTSAPVALDARTVTKVARPVNGYTDALPLPTTR, translated from the coding sequence GTGAGACGACTCTTCCAGGTGTCCCTGCTCTTCCTGAGCGGCCTCGGCGTGCTGCATGCCTCGCTCCTCACCGACCTGTACCTCAGGTACGTCAAGGAGGGAATGCGGCCGCTCCTGATCGCGTCGGGAGTCCTCCTGCTCCTCCTGGCAGCGGCGGAGACGGTGTCGTACTGGAGGCGCGGCAGGGACGACGGGGCCGGCGAAGCCGATGAAGACCACGACCGCGACGGCCACCACCACGGCCACACCTCCGTGCCCCGCGTTGCCTGGTTGCTGCTCCTGCCTGCCCTGAGCCTGCTCTTCTACGCCCCTCCCGCCCTCGGCGCGTACACCGCCTCCCGCGAACCCTCCAAGACGGTGGAGGAACGGGACGACTTCGATCCGCTACCCACGACCTCGCCGGTCCCCCTGACCCTCACCGAGTTCACCAGCCGCGTGCAGCAGGACCACGAGCAGGGCATCAAGGAACGCAGCGTCCTGTTGACCGGTTTCGTCACGCCCGGCCCGGAGGGGGACGGCTGGTATCTGACACGGCTCATTCTCAGCTGCTGCGCGGCAGACGCCCAGTCCGTCAAGGTACGGATCCATGGGGCCCGGGACCTGCCCGCCGACACTTGGGTGTCCGTCACGGGAACCTGGCACAGCGGCGGAACCCTGGGCACGACCTCCGCACCGGTCGCGCTCGACGCCCGTACCGTCACGAAGGTCGCCCGGCCGGTGAACGGGTACACGGATGCTCTGCCGCTGCCCACGACGAGGTGA
- a CDS encoding OsmC family protein, with protein sequence MTDNSLRSVTIERAGRGRFTATNARGGTLSFGTGGGADFTPVELFLAAIGGCTAADVEVATSRHEEPTTFSVTVTGSKVEDESGNRMSDLEVTFSVAFPDGPSGERARTILPRAVKTSHDRLCTVSRTVEAGAPVRVTVSDGTDGA encoded by the coding sequence ATGACTGACAATTCGCTGCGTTCTGTCACCATCGAGCGAGCCGGCCGGGGCCGGTTCACCGCGACCAATGCCCGCGGGGGCACGCTGAGCTTCGGCACCGGCGGCGGTGCCGACTTCACGCCGGTCGAGTTGTTCCTCGCGGCGATCGGCGGCTGCACCGCGGCCGACGTGGAGGTCGCCACGAGTCGTCACGAGGAACCGACCACGTTCTCCGTCACCGTGACCGGCAGCAAGGTCGAGGACGAGAGCGGCAACCGGATGTCGGACCTCGAGGTCACCTTCTCTGTCGCGTTCCCGGACGGGCCCTCAGGGGAGCGCGCCCGCACCATCCTGCCCCGAGCCGTGAAGACCTCGCACGACCGGCTCTGCACGGTCAGCCGCACCGTCGAGGCGGGCGCACCGGTCCGTGTGACCGTGTCCGACGGGACTGACGGCGCCTGA
- a CDS encoding immunity 49 family protein has product MREVTGHQVGEQRLAEALDDIDGRAYTRWHSLRYGSISPTLIRAMAYELLDHVAARTVTEPRLDTAAGTVAVTAAECVHGVLSIMCFPDGDQELRFSLVGERISTDPDDDEFGDGPITFRDVVREAPTARAWLDMFEMCVVSGHVWDWERVAGLLLRGDYAPAIRDGVPYNRYTSVSDPADLAAMDALCPYLTEAAGHLPRDWPTVPLRKPDAGERAEAARRLDEVGDALSADQQLLRVLLDDDQHAFEDALVARLVAYRESVEADAGDPAPRSLLPLGTLALACLAVQVHGWDLGVRSGYLPYGLLGSPDATRRAAEGNRNNLGYWAAK; this is encoded by the coding sequence GTGCGGGAAGTGACAGGCCATCAGGTCGGCGAGCAGCGGTTGGCCGAGGCGCTCGACGACATCGACGGGCGGGCCTACACGCGGTGGCACTCGCTGCGGTACGGCAGCATCTCGCCGACGCTGATCCGGGCCATGGCCTACGAACTGCTCGACCATGTCGCCGCGCGGACGGTGACGGAGCCGAGGCTCGACACCGCGGCCGGCACGGTCGCCGTCACCGCCGCGGAGTGTGTGCACGGAGTGCTGAGCATCATGTGCTTCCCGGACGGGGACCAGGAACTCCGGTTCTCCCTCGTCGGGGAGCGGATCAGCACGGACCCGGACGACGACGAGTTCGGGGACGGGCCCATCACCTTCCGGGACGTCGTCAGGGAGGCGCCCACCGCGCGGGCCTGGCTCGACATGTTCGAGATGTGTGTCGTCAGCGGGCATGTGTGGGACTGGGAGCGGGTCGCCGGGCTGCTGCTGCGCGGCGACTACGCGCCCGCCATCCGTGACGGCGTGCCCTACAACCGGTACACCTCAGTCTCCGACCCCGCCGACCTCGCCGCCATGGACGCCCTGTGCCCCTATCTCACCGAGGCGGCCGGTCATCTGCCCCGCGACTGGCCGACGGTTCCGCTGCGCAAGCCCGACGCCGGGGAGCGCGCGGAGGCCGCCCGGCGGCTCGACGAGGTCGGCGACGCGCTGAGCGCGGACCAGCAGCTGCTCCGCGTACTCCTCGACGACGACCAGCACGCCTTCGAGGACGCCCTCGTCGCCCGGCTGGTCGCATACCGGGAGAGCGTCGAGGCCGATGCCGGTGATCCCGCGCCCCGGTCCCTCCTCCCCCTTGGCACCCTCGCCCTGGCCTGCCTCGCCGTCCAGGTCCATGGGTGGGACCTCGGTGTCCGGTCCGGGTATCTGCCGTACGGTCTGCTGGGATCGCCGGACGCGACGCGCCGGGCGGCGGAGGGGAACCGGAACAACTTGGGCTACTGGGCCGCCAAGTAG